One Nicotiana tomentosiformis chromosome 4, ASM39032v3, whole genome shotgun sequence genomic window carries:
- the LOC138910321 gene encoding uncharacterized protein: MYTVYCDASRVGLGYVLMKEGQFIVYASRQLKPHEKNYPIKARQYDDSHLMVLHETVLRGGAKEITIGVNGILRLQGRLCVPNVDGLRKKILEEAHSSRYSIHPGATKMYRDLRQHYWWRRMNKDIVKHVARCLNCQQVKYEHQRSGGLLQ; this comes from the exons atgtatacagtgtactgtgacgcttcacgcgttggtttgggttatgtattgatgaAGGAAGGGCAatttattgtatatgcttcacgtcagctgaagccccatgaaaagaattatccg atcaaagcTCGCCAATATGATGACtcacacttgatggttcttcatgaaacggtactacgaggtggtgccaaggaaattACTATTGGTGTGAATGGTATTCTGCGACttcagggtcgtctatgtgttcctaatgtggatggactgaggaaaaagatcctagaggaggcacacagttctcggtattctattcatccaggtgctacaaagatgtatcgtgacctgaggcagcattattggtggcgacgaatgaacaAGGACATTGTTAagcatgtagctaggtgtctaaattgtcagcaagttaaatacgagCACCAAAggtcaggtggcctacttcagtaa